The Terriglobus roseus sequence TCCTCTCCCGTCTCCGACGATGAAGTGCCGCACGAGAGCATGGCGACAACAGCGGTAGCGGGCGATCCGCGCGCCGTGTTCCTGGGCCGCATGTATGTGATGGAGGGTTCCACGCTGGGCGGCCAGTTACTCGCACGCCATGTGGAACAGCAGCTCGGATTGGAGCCCGGCCTGGGCGACAGTTACTTCGCGGGCTATGGCGATCACACCGGCCAGCGTTGGAAAGAGTTCAAAGCGCTGCTGGAAGTGTTACCCGAAGAAGACGCAGACACAGTGATCGCAAGTGCCAAGAACATGTTCTTTCTGTTTGGGGAGAGCATGCGAAATTCCATCACGCCAAAAAATTCCTTGAGTGCCCGTTAACCGCTGAGAGAACCGGCGCGTTTTGCAAGGGCGGCTGCGCTGCACGACGCATCTCAACACAATAGAGATGAGTTCAGACCTGGCAAACCCTGCTGCAAATTCGACTCCTGCCTCTCCGGCTGCTGCCGAGCCCATTACGCTGGACAATTGCGCCTCGGAGCCGATTCGCATCCCCGGCTCCATCCAGCGGCACGGCTTCCTGCTTGGCCTGGATGAAGCCCAGGAACGCGTCGTACTGGCTAGCGAAAACACCGAAGAATTTCTGCGTACGCCTTTAAAGCTCATTCTTGGCGCGCCCTACGTCCACCTGTTTGAACGCGAGCTTTCCGCCGTTATCTATCGCCAAAGCTGCATGTCGGACCCGGACGGTATGGTCAGCTATCTGGGCGCGTTCCGCATCCACAACGACCTGTTTTCCGTGGTGACGCACTGCGTTGAGGGCAAGCGACTGCTGG is a genomic window containing:
- a CDS encoding biliverdin-producing heme oxygenase is translated as MDTLRLRQATASDHAGTEDTVPLMSPALTREQYVDVLGRFYRIVRAWDAWADTHAPEDLRAMVAGRRRASLLADDLKTMGASSPVSDDEVPHESMATTAVAGDPRAVFLGRMYVMEGSTLGGQLLARHVEQQLGLEPGLGDSYFAGYGDHTGQRWKEFKALLEVLPEEDADTVIASAKNMFFLFGESMRNSITPKNSLSAR